The genomic interval CTTCAGAAGCGCGACGGTTTCCGGCGCAACCGCCTCGGTATCGACAGGAATAAATTCCTCGGAGAAACCGAGCGGCGTGACGTCGGCGCCATAATGCTCAAGCACCGCGATGAACAAATCGCGCGCCACCGTGGAATGCTGATAGACGCCGACCTTCATGCCGGAAAGGGCATCATCGGGAAGGATCGCGGTGCAGCGCGCGCCGAAGCCGGCCAGCGCCTCGCTCGCCTCGTCCTCGCCTTCGGCGGTTGTCTGATCGACCGTGCCCGCGAGTTGCTCTGCGAAGGCGGAAATCGCCTCTTCATCCGCCTTGGTGACCTCGCCATCGGGAAGATAGAATTTGATGCCGTTGCGATCGGCCGGAATGTGGGAACCGGTGATCATGATCGAGGCGGCTTTCCGCTTCTGCCCGTAAAAGGCCAGCGCCGGCGTCGGCAACGCGCCGCAATCGACCGGCGTGAAGCCCGAGGCCGCGATCGCGCCCATGCAATTGGCCGCGATCGCCGGGCTCGACTCGCGATAATCCTGCCCCACAAGCACGACATCGCCTTTTTTGGCGTAGCCCGCCTTTTGCAAATGATGACAGAAAGCCGCCGTGTAAAGGGAAGAAGGCTCCCCCAGGAGATCCGTTGACAGGCCGCGAAGGCCGCTCGTCCCGAATTTTACGCTCATTACGACTACTTATCCCAGTTTATTGGACGACGCTTTCGGCCACGCCGCCAGTCAAAACACTGGAGCGTCCTCGGCCGCTCCGACACTTTGCCGCGCCGCCCCGGCCAGACCGAATGCAACGCAACCCATGGTAAAAGCCCCTCAAGCTGACGCTGTCGGCACCCGCGCGGCCCCGGCAATCCTGCTCAAAGGCTTCTTCTTACATTGCTTGCGCGGGGCAAGCATACCCGAACTCCGAATGCCCTCAAGCCCCAGACCGCATTCGCAGGACCGCGCATACCATATCGATACGACAACACCGAAACACCCGGCATTGCCGATAACCGTGGAGCGATTTCATTCACTCAGCCGTTCAAAAACATGCCTTCCACCCCTCAAGCAGCCACCACTTTGTTGCTTCTTTTTCGAACGCTCGCAATGCCTGTTTGTTCCGCGACCGGATTTACGATGAAGAAAAATCGCCCTCGGGCGGAACCGATTGCCAAACCGGGACGTTTCGATGCGAAGCCGGAAGTCCTTGCACCTTTCCGGTACGGTGACTTATAGGTGTGCCCGGGCCGGGGATTGTCTGCCTGAGCAAGAATAAAAGAGCTTGAGCCTGTGGAACATTTGCCATCGGAAATTGTGGAAGCGATCAGGGACGAGGACCGTCTGAAGACGCTTTCGCAATCGATCATGCGCGCGGCGGAAGTCGACGAGAATTTCGTCGCGATCGTCGAAGCTGCGGCAAACCGCTTTTCCTGCCCGGCCGCCTTGATCCTGATTGCTGATTCTGACGAAAACTGGGTTCAGGCCGTCCATGGCATGAAGGTTGATGACGTGCCCACCCGCTCGGGCCTGTTCGTCTACCCGATCGCGCTCAAGAAACAGCGGGCGCTGATCCTCAACAATCCGGAGACCCACGCAGAGCTCGCCCGTTCGGTCCCGATGTTCGAAGGCAAGCGGGTGAAGTTTTTCGCCGGCGCTCCGATCCCGGTTCATGGCGTCAATGCCGGAGCCATCTGTATCATCGACGGCGAAAACCACCGCGATACCACCGAAGAGGATGCCGAAGCGCTTGGTCGACTGGCGAACCTTGCCGGCTCGCTTTATGAACTGAAGCATGCCGCACGCGGCAAGGCTTCGGCCGATATCGCCCTTTCCCAATCGGAACGCCGCCATTCGATGGCATTGCGGGCCGCGAATATCGCGACCTGGAGCTGGGACGGCATCAGCGAGACGGTTGAATGCGACAATGCCCTGCGGGAAATGCTTGCGCTTTCACCCGACGAGCCGGTGACCTGCCGCCGGGTGCTTGGCGCGGTCGATCACGAAATGCGGTTTTCGCTGATGCGTCGGTTCAAGTCGGCGCTTGACAGGGGCGAGGAATATCAGTGCGAATTCAAGGTGGAATCGACCGGCAAATGGCTTCTCTCGCTGGGCGGCGCCTATGAAAACGCATTGCTTGAGGAGCGCAAGGGGCCGGTCTTCGGCGTGGTGGTCGACATCACCACCACAAAGGAAAGCGAACAGAAGACCCGCCTGCTGCTGCGCGAACTCAATCACCGCGTCAAGAATACGCTGGCGATCGTGCAGTCGATTGCCGGGCAGACATTGCGCCGGTCGCGGACCTCGGCCGAATTCAACATGTCGTTTTCCGGCAGGCTGCAGGCGCTTTCCGCCGCGCATACCCTGCTGTCGGACGAGCAATGGGGCGCGATCGCGCTCGACCGGCTGCTGCGCTCGCAGATCGCGCCCTACAGCGACAGTTCGGGCCGGCAGGTGGATATTCACGGCAGCGCGGTCTATCTCGATCCCGACGAAGCGCTGGCGCTCGGCCTCGTCATCCACGAGCTTGCCAGCAATGCCGCCAAGTTCGGCGCGCTTGCAACCCGGGCCGGCGTCGTGGATATCACCGTCGCCTGCAGGGATGAAGGCGGCAACGCCCATCTGGAACTCGACTGGGTCGAGGTTGGCGGGCCACGGGTGACCACCCCCGAGCAGCGCGGTTTCGGGTCCGTGCTGATCGAACGCAGCCTCGACAAGGTCATCGGCAGCAAGGTCGATGTCGACTATGCCGAAACCGGCCTTAAGGTGCATATTTCCATGCCGATGCGCTACTGCTGATCGCAAACCAATTCAGATGAACCCACCCGCCCGTTTCCCGAACGCGGCGGGTTTATTTTTTCCGCTCTTTTTTCCAAAAAAGTCATCGGTCGGAGGAACAAGGGTCATTCGGGGACGTTTAATTGTCGTGAGCAAGGTGAGATAAAAACAAATAATACAACTATTGAATCGCACCTATATCGGAACACTACAAGAAGAGAGGAGTATTGACATGCTTCGCAAGATTCTTTCGACCACCGCACTGGCAGCTGTTGTTTCCACGGGTGCAGCCTTTGCCCAGGACGCCAACACCACCGAACCCATGAACCAGCCTGAAGCAAGTTCTGGCATGGAAAACGGCGCTGCGCCGATCTTCCCTGACCGTCAGGCTGCCGGCGAAGATGCCAAGAGCTTTTATGGCGCCACCGGCGAGCAGGTTCTCGCAAGTTCGCTGCTTGGCTGGCCGGTCTACGGCATGAGCGCCGAAACCCAGGAACGCGAACAGGTCGGCGACATCGCTGACATCGTGATGAACACCGATGGCTCGGCCAACGCCGCCGTGATCGGCGTCGGCGGTTTCCTCGGCATCGGCGAAAAACAGGTCGCGATTTCCTTTGACCGCCTGTCCTGGGAGCCCGGCGACAACGGCGCGTGGCTCAGCATCGACGCCACCCGCGAGGAGCTTGAGTCCGCACCGGAATTCGAATCCGACAATGAAAACCTGATGGAGGTTGGCAGCGCTCCGGCGCCGGAAGGCACCATGGCGGATGGCTCAACGGATCTGGCCAACACCGCGGGAACCGCGCTTGACGAAGCCGGCAATGCTACCGGCGAGGCCATGAACGACGTGGCGACGGGCATGGGCACTGCGGCGGATGCCACCGGCAACGCGATGAACGATGTCGCCACCAATGTCGACAATGCCGGCGATGCGATGCAGAACGGCGAAAACCCCATGCTGGAAGGCATGAGCGAAGTCGACACCGCCTCGATTTCCTATGACGAGTTGGAAGGCGCGCCGGTACTGGGCGCCGATGGCGACAATGTCGGCGAAATCTCGGACATCGTTGTCTTCGGCGACAATAACGAGAACGTCTTCGTCGTGGATGTTGGTGGCTTCCTGGGTATCGGCGAAAAGCCGGTCGCCATTGCGGCCGACTCGGCCACGGTCATGAGCGATGGCGACACCTATGTCGTCCAGACAGAGTATGACCGTGCTACGCTCGAAAACCAGCCGGAATATACCGAGCAGAGCCTGAACGACAATCCGGATGCCGTTCTTCTGAACTAATTCCGGCCTGACGTTCCTTGCAAGAAGCCCGTGATCTCGCGATCGCGGGCTTTTTCATGCCGGACGCCAGAGCCTGTCCGGACCGCGAACGAGCAGCGGCGTGGCAAAACAGGCGTGAATATCCTCGGCGATATCCGCATCGAAGGCGGCAAGCGCCTCAGTGTACCGCGACGTTTGCAGCATGGCGGCGGCGATCGCCACGGGGCGCACGCCGCAATGCTTCAGGAGCGAAAGCCCCGCCACGATCGACTTGCCCGAGGAGATCACGTCGTCGACGAGCGCGACCCGCCGGCCCTCAAGCAGCGGCAGCATGCGCGGATCGATATAGAGCCGCTTCTGCTGACCGGGCGTGGTGACGGAACTGACCGGAAGCGACAACGCGTCCTCGTACCAGAACTTGCGCGAATTGCCGAGCGGCACGTAGCGGGAATGGCCGAGCGCCTCGGCGACAGCGGCCGCCAGCGTGAGGCCGAGCGTCGGCAGGCCGACGATGATTTCGGGTTTCAGCGGAGCAAGCCGGGCAGCGAGATCGGCGGCAAGCGCCTTGGTGACCGCGAACGAAGCCTGGTTGATGATCAGAGACGCAAGTCCCTCACCACTGTCTCCAAGTGGGCGGATCGGCAGAAGAAGACGGCGTCCATCCGCAAGCCGCGCGGGATAGGCGGCGTCATGGGCGACCGACTCGACCGGCGCGGGCGGCAGCAGTTCCTGCCAGAAATGATGGGGTTGCATGGCGGTTGAAATCTCAAAGCTTGGCCAAAAACAGTCTTGCCCTCATCATTAGGCTTCGGTAGCCCTTTGGGGCAAGGGCGCGGGGCGCGCGATCTCGAAAAGCGGGGTTTTGATGATCCATCTCTACAAGGTCGGAGGGGCGAAGACGCCGATGTCTTCCACCGGTACGCCCGCGCCGCTTGAGGACGACGTGATCTGGATCGACATGCTCGATCCGACCGAAGACGACATGCGCCAGATCGAAGAGCTGCTCGGGGTGGTGCTGCCGACGCGCGAATCGCTGAAGGATATCGAACCTTCCAGCCGCTACTATACGGATGGCGACGCCGTCTACATGACGGCCTCTGTGGTGATGAACGTGGATTTCGGTCTCGCCCATCTCACCGATATCGGCTTCATTCTCGCCGAGGGAAGGCTGATCACCATCCGCCATGCCGAGCCGAAACCATTCTTCCTGTTTGCCGCCGACATGAAACGGCTCGAGGTCGCGCCCGGACAGGGCGCGAAGGTTCTCGCCTATCTGCTCGACACGATCGTGGACCGCACGGCCGAAATCCTGGAACTGGCGGTTGCCAAGATCGACAACATCTCGATTGCCGTTTTCGGCGAGGGCGCGCGCGGCCGCAGACGCCCGCCGGCGGAGCTGGAAGAGCGCCTGATCGAGATCTCGACCTATCACCGCCTTGTCAGCAAGACCCGGGACAGCCTGACCACGCTGGCGCGCCTTGCGACCTATGTGCAGACGCTCCGCCGGGTACGCGACGACAAGGCCACCAAGGACCTCTGCCGGGTCGTGTCCCACGATATCCAGTCGCTGTCGGAACATGCGGGCTTCGTGGCGTCCAACATAACCTTCCTGCTCGATTCCTCGCTCGGGCTGATCAATCTCGAACAGAACAACATCATGAAGCTGTTTTCGGTGGTCTCGGTCGTGTTCGCGCCGCCGATGCTGATCGCCGGCATATACGGCATGAACTTCGACAAGATGCCGGAGCTGCACTTTTCGTGGGGATATCCGGCCGCTCTCGGCCTGATGTTCCTGACCGGGGCGGCGGCGGTCGTCTGGCTGCGCAAGCGCGGCTGGCTGTAGCGACGAAATCCAGGCATTTCCCGCAATAAAATCAGATATTTGCAGCATGCGACATTGATGCAGCCCCTTGTCTTGACTAGCATGGGCGCTAAAACTATGGTGCGCACCACTTGACCGGGCCTTTCCGCCGCTTTATCGCGTGGCCGGAGCCTTCCTGACAGGGGCGCGTTCAAGGAGGGGATGTCATTGGCAGAAGACGGACAGGACGACCTGGAGGCCCGCCGCAAGCGGCTGGAATCCGAGCTCGGTTCGCTGCGCAAGGATGAGGTCTCCGAACAGGCAAAGACAGCGGCGTCCGCCAAGAACCGCAAGGAAATGTCGAAGGGCCTGAAGCTTTCGAGCGAGTTCATGGCGGCGATCTTCGCCGGTTTCATGATCGGATACCTGCTTGATCGCTTCGCCGGAACGGGGCCCTGGGGATTGATTGTGTTTATTCTCCTCGGTTTTTGCGCCGGGGTATTGAATGTACTGCGCTCCGTGGGTTATGTGGCGGAGCCGGAAGACCGTCTGAAAAAGGACGGCGAGTAAAGTTTTGGTTGCCGACGGCTGAAAACGGCCGCGGGCAGGGCAAGAAGAGAGAGACTAGGTGGCAAACGATCCGACCCATCAATTTCAGATCCACAGCATCGTTCCGATCAATGTCGGCGGGCTGGACCTGTCCTTCACCAATGCCTCGCTGTTCATGGTGATTTCCGCCGGGGCCGCTGCGGGTTTCCTTTACCTGGCAACCGCCAAGCGCGGCCTTATTCCCTCGCGCACGCAGTCGATCGCCGAGCTTCTCTATGAATTCGTAGCCTCGATGCTCAGGGAGGGCGCGGGCACGAAGGGCATGGTGTTCTTCCCCTTCGTGCTGACGTTGTTCATGTTCCTGCTGACGGCGAACCTGATCGGCATGTTCCCCTATTTCTTCTCCGTCACCAGCCAGATCGTCGTCACCTTCTCGCTGGCGCTGATGGTGATGGGCGTCGTTGTCGGTTACGGCCTCTACAAGCACGGCCTGCATTTCTTCAAGGTGTTCGTGCCTTCCGGCGTGCCCGTTGCCCTGCTTCCCCTGGTGACCGCGATCGAGATCGTTTCGTTTCTCTCGCGTCCCATCAGCCTCTCCGTCCGTCTGTTCGCCAACATGCTGGCCGGCCACATCACGCTGAAGGTCTTCGCCGGCTTCGTGGTCTCGCTGATCTCGATCGGCACGATCGGCACCGGCGGCGCGATCCTGCCGCTGGCCATGACCGTGGCGCTGACGGCGCTGGAATTCCTGGTGGCCTTCCTGCAGGCCTATGTCTTTGCAGTTCTGACCTGCATGTATCTCAACGACGCCGTCAACGCGGGCGATCACTAGGATAGAAAAGTCGCCGGCTTCGTCTGGACAGGCGGAACCGGCATCGCTATTAAGCCGCAACAACCCAATTCTTCTAAGGAGTTCTCATATGGAAGCGGAAGCAGCAAAGTTCATCGGCGCCGGTATTGCCTGCCTTGGCATGGGTGCAACCTCCATGGGTCTCGGCCGCATCTTCGGTGATTACCTCACCGGCGCTCTGCGCAACCCGTCCGCCGCCGACAGCCAGTTCGGCCGTCTGGTGTTCGGCTTCGCCGTTACCGAAGCGCTCGGCATCTTCTCGCTGCTCGTTGCCCTGCTCCTCCTCTTCGCCGTTTGATTTTTTGAACGGTCCGACTTTCGGTTGCGGCGCCTGGCCTGAGGTCGGCGCCGCGCCCCTTGTTGTCGAAGACCTTTGGAGGTGAGCATGTTTGTGACCCCGGCTTTGGCCCAGACGTCGCATGGTGCAGAAGAACAGCACACGGAATCCACGCTGGCCGAGGTGGAACATCACGAACAGCAGGTGTTCCCGCCATTCGATTTTGCGACCTTCCCGTCGCAGATCCTCTGGCTGGCCATTACGTTCGGTCTCTTCTATCTGGTGATGAAGAAGGTGATCGTTCCCCGCGTCGGCTCCATTCTGGAAGACCGCCACGATCGCATTGCCCAGGACCTCGACGAGGCGGAACGCCTTCGCAGCGAGGCCGATGCCGCGATCAAGGCCTATGAAAAAGAACTCGCCGAAGCCCGCAACGAGGCCCGCAGCATTTCCGCCGCAGCCGCCGACAAGGCGCGCGCCGAGGCCGATGCCGAGCGCGAGCAGCTCGAAGCCGAGCTTGGCAAGAAGCTTGCGGCAGCCAATGAGCGCATTGCCGCGGTTCGCAACGAAGCGCTTCAGGAAGTCGGCGGCATCGCCGAGGAAACAGCCGCTTTGATCGTTACCCATCTGATCGGCGGCCGCGTCGCCAAGGGCGACATCGAAACCGCGGTTTCGACCGTCAGGGAGGGCTGAGCCCATGTCTCTCGATGCAACATTCTACGCCTTTGTCGGCCTGATCCTGTTCTTCATTGTCGTCGCCTATTTCAAGGTGCCAGGCATTCTGCTGCGCTCGCTTGATTCGCGCGCCGACGAGATTCGCGGAGAGCTGGCGGAAGCCAAGCGCCTGCGCGAGGAAGCCCAGCACGTGCTTGCCGATTATCAGCGCAAGCGCCGCGAGGCCGAGGAAGAGGCCAAGGATATCGTTGCCGCCGCCGAGCGCGACGCAAAGGCGATCAAGGAAGAAGCCCGCCGCAAGACGGAAGAATATGTCGAGCGCCGGACCGCATTTTCCGAGCAGAAGATCCGTCAGGCCGAGCAGGAAGCCGTCGCCGCCGTGCGTGGCGCTGCCGTCGACGTCGCCGTCGATGCCGCGCGCATCGTTCTGGAAAAGAAGGCGACGCCTGCGGTGCGCTCCAAGCTGTTCTCGCAGTCGGTCGACGCGGTCAAATCCCGCCTCAACTGATCCTGTCGGCTTCGAGGTGAAAGTCATTGGCAAGCGTTCCGACGCTTGCCGTTTTTGTTTCTGGCGTCCGCTAGAATGACCACGGCGCCGCAGAAAATGGTTTGAGACATGGCAAAGCGGATAGACGGCAAGGCGATCGCGGCGGATGTGATCGGGAAGGTCACGGCGGCAAGCGCCGCGCTGAAGGCTGAGAAAGACGTCGTGCCGGGCCTGGCGGTGGTCATCGTCGGCGATGATCCGGCAAGCCACACCTATGTCGCGGCCAAGGGCAGGCGCGCCAAGGAATGCGGGTTCCATTCCGTCCAGGTCACGCTGCCGGCGGAAACCAGCCAGGCGGAACTGGAACAGGTTGTC from Martelella mediterranea DSM 17316 carries:
- a CDS encoding HWE histidine kinase domain-containing protein, whose protein sequence is MEHLPSEIVEAIRDEDRLKTLSQSIMRAAEVDENFVAIVEAAANRFSCPAALILIADSDENWVQAVHGMKVDDVPTRSGLFVYPIALKKQRALILNNPETHAELARSVPMFEGKRVKFFAGAPIPVHGVNAGAICIIDGENHRDTTEEDAEALGRLANLAGSLYELKHAARGKASADIALSQSERRHSMALRAANIATWSWDGISETVECDNALREMLALSPDEPVTCRRVLGAVDHEMRFSLMRRFKSALDRGEEYQCEFKVESTGKWLLSLGGAYENALLEERKGPVFGVVVDITTTKESEQKTRLLLRELNHRVKNTLAIVQSIAGQTLRRSRTSAEFNMSFSGRLQALSAAHTLLSDEQWGAIALDRLLRSQIAPYSDSSGRQVDIHGSAVYLDPDEALALGLVIHELASNAAKFGALATRAGVVDITVACRDEGGNAHLELDWVEVGGPRVTTPEQRGFGSVLIERSLDKVIGSKVDVDYAETGLKVHISMPMRYC
- a CDS encoding PRC-barrel domain-containing protein codes for the protein MLRKILSTTALAAVVSTGAAFAQDANTTEPMNQPEASSGMENGAAPIFPDRQAAGEDAKSFYGATGEQVLASSLLGWPVYGMSAETQEREQVGDIADIVMNTDGSANAAVIGVGGFLGIGEKQVAISFDRLSWEPGDNGAWLSIDATREELESAPEFESDNENLMEVGSAPAPEGTMADGSTDLANTAGTALDEAGNATGEAMNDVATGMGTAADATGNAMNDVATNVDNAGDAMQNGENPMLEGMSEVDTASISYDELEGAPVLGADGDNVGEISDIVVFGDNNENVFVVDVGGFLGIGEKPVAIAADSATVMSDGDTYVVQTEYDRATLENQPEYTEQSLNDNPDAVLLN
- a CDS encoding phosphoribosyltransferase; this translates as MQPHHFWQELLPPAPVESVAHDAAYPARLADGRRLLLPIRPLGDSGEGLASLIINQASFAVTKALAADLAARLAPLKPEIIVGLPTLGLTLAAAVAEALGHSRYVPLGNSRKFWYEDALSLPVSSVTTPGQQKRLYIDPRMLPLLEGRRVALVDDVISSGKSIVAGLSLLKHCGVRPVAIAAAMLQTSRYTEALAAFDADIAEDIHACFATPLLVRGPDRLWRPA
- a CDS encoding magnesium transporter CorA family protein, whose protein sequence is MIHLYKVGGAKTPMSSTGTPAPLEDDVIWIDMLDPTEDDMRQIEELLGVVLPTRESLKDIEPSSRYYTDGDAVYMTASVVMNVDFGLAHLTDIGFILAEGRLITIRHAEPKPFFLFAADMKRLEVAPGQGAKVLAYLLDTIVDRTAEILELAVAKIDNISIAVFGEGARGRRRPPAELEERLIEISTYHRLVSKTRDSLTTLARLATYVQTLRRVRDDKATKDLCRVVSHDIQSLSEHAGFVASNITFLLDSSLGLINLEQNNIMKLFSVVSVVFAPPMLIAGIYGMNFDKMPELHFSWGYPAALGLMFLTGAAAVVWLRKRGWL
- a CDS encoding AtpZ/AtpI family protein; translated protein: MAEDGQDDLEARRKRLESELGSLRKDEVSEQAKTAASAKNRKEMSKGLKLSSEFMAAIFAGFMIGYLLDRFAGTGPWGLIVFILLGFCAGVLNVLRSVGYVAEPEDRLKKDGE
- a CDS encoding F0F1 ATP synthase subunit A, giving the protein MANDPTHQFQIHSIVPINVGGLDLSFTNASLFMVISAGAAAGFLYLATAKRGLIPSRTQSIAELLYEFVASMLREGAGTKGMVFFPFVLTLFMFLLTANLIGMFPYFFSVTSQIVVTFSLALMVMGVVVGYGLYKHGLHFFKVFVPSGVPVALLPLVTAIEIVSFLSRPISLSVRLFANMLAGHITLKVFAGFVVSLISIGTIGTGGAILPLAMTVALTALEFLVAFLQAYVFAVLTCMYLNDAVNAGDH
- a CDS encoding F0F1 ATP synthase subunit C; translated protein: MEAEAAKFIGAGIACLGMGATSMGLGRIFGDYLTGALRNPSAADSQFGRLVFGFAVTEALGIFSLLVALLLLFAV
- a CDS encoding F0F1 ATP synthase subunit B produces the protein MFVTPALAQTSHGAEEQHTESTLAEVEHHEQQVFPPFDFATFPSQILWLAITFGLFYLVMKKVIVPRVGSILEDRHDRIAQDLDEAERLRSEADAAIKAYEKELAEARNEARSISAAAADKARAEADAEREQLEAELGKKLAAANERIAAVRNEALQEVGGIAEETAALIVTHLIGGRVAKGDIETAVSTVREG
- a CDS encoding F0F1 ATP synthase subunit B — translated: MSLDATFYAFVGLILFFIVVAYFKVPGILLRSLDSRADEIRGELAEAKRLREEAQHVLADYQRKRREAEEEAKDIVAAAERDAKAIKEEARRKTEEYVERRTAFSEQKIRQAEQEAVAAVRGAAVDVAVDAARIVLEKKATPAVRSKLFSQSVDAVKSRLN